In Planctomycetota bacterium, the DNA window TAATCGCAGGGGCAGATGATATCTAGGTCTTGGTCCTTCTTGCCCGAAGCCAGCCGGCAAGGACAAGCCCAGTAGCCGTAACGGTTCTCGTTTACCAGCAATCCTTTAATTAAGCTTTTGGTAAACTCCAAATCGGGGTTGAGATTGTAACCGCTTTGTTTTGCCTCGCGATTTAACTTTTCATATACCCGCTGGATTTCCTCATCGGTGATGTTAATCATTTTCCTAATTCAGTTTTTATTTCATCCTCGGCAAACCCCACGATGCATTTCTTTTCATTGATGACCATGGTTGGAAAAGAGCAGGATGGATTCCATTTTTTTATGGTATCGACCGTCTTGGATTTCTCAGACTCTCCCAGCAGGTCAACATCCACATAGGAATACTCTACGCCGAGCTGGCCGAGCAAATCCTTGACCTTCCGGCACCAGATACAGGTGCTTAAGGTATACAACATTACTTTGCCTTTATTTTTCCCATCAATATGTTTTATTTCCATAAAACCTCCAAGTTTAAATATTAGAGTATTAATCTAACAAAGACATATCGATTAGTCAATTCTTTTATCAACCAGGCGCGATTAAATCCATCCGGGTTAATTCATCCATAATATTTGTTACCTCTTCCTTGGTCTTGGCCCGGAATGTCTTTTCTCTTAACGGCCTGATGCCGGGGATTCTTTTGGTGTACCAGTAAAAGAACTTGCGGAAAACAACCACGCCAATCCGCTCGCCGTGGAAGTCGCATAATAGTTCGAAATGTTTATGCATTGTTTTAATCAAGTCATCAAGTGAATGCTGCGGCGCAGTTGCGCCATCCTTGAAAAACTGAGCGACCTGCGGAAATATCCAGGGGTTACCCAAGGCGCCCCGGGCAATGGCCACCGCGTCACAGCCGGTTTCGTCGAACATCTTTTTGACCAGTTCCGGCGAAAATGCATCTCCGCTGCCTACTACCGGTATCTGCACCGACTCTTTAACCTTACGGATGATATTGTAATCCACCTTGCCCCGATAGCTTTGAGCCCTGGTCCGGCCGTGGATAAAAATGGTTTTTACGCCGGCGTCTTCAGCCAGCCGGGCGATATCCACGGCATTGACTGAATTCTCATCCCAGCCCGAGCGTATCTTGACCGAGGCCGCCAATCTTGATTCCTTGACAATAATCTGGAGCAGCGCATGGAGTTTTTTGGGGTCCTTGAGCAGCGCCGCGCCTTCGCCCCGGTTGACGGCTTTTCTGACCGGACAGGCCGCATTAAAATCCAATGCCGCAAAATCAGATTGGTTTATTATTTCTATTGCCTGCCGGATAAAGACCGGGTCAGCCCCGAGCAGCTGCACGCCGAGCGGCTTATCCTCCGGGACTGAGGCAATCAGCTTGAGGGTCTTTTTGCTTTTGTAGGCCAGGGCCCGGGCGCTGACCATCTCGGCAAAAGCGAACTCGCAGCCGAACGAGCGGGTAATCAGCCGGAAGGGCAGGTCGCTTACCCCGGCCATCGGCGCCAGGAGAATCGGCGGAGAAAGGGTTACTTTTCCGAGTTTGAACATACGTAATTATTTCTTACCTTGCCCCGCGCCAGCGAGGCAAAGACGCCGACAAAACAGATTATCGCAAAGACCAGGAAGGCGGTTTTCATGCAGGACAGGAAC includes these proteins:
- a CDS encoding glutaredoxin family protein, with translation MEIKHIDGKNKGKVMLYTLSTCIWCRKVKDLLGQLGVEYSYVDVDLLGESEKSKTVDTIKKWNPSCSFPTMVINEKKCIVGFAEDEIKTELGK
- the dusB gene encoding tRNA dihydrouridine synthase DusB, which translates into the protein MFKLGKVTLSPPILLAPMAGVSDLPFRLITRSFGCEFAFAEMVSARALAYKSKKTLKLIASVPEDKPLGVQLLGADPVFIRQAIEIINQSDFAALDFNAACPVRKAVNRGEGAALLKDPKKLHALLQIIVKESRLAASVKIRSGWDENSVNAVDIARLAEDAGVKTIFIHGRTRAQSYRGKVDYNIIRKVKESVQIPVVGSGDAFSPELVKKMFDETGCDAVAIARGALGNPWIFPQVAQFFKDGATAPQHSLDDLIKTMHKHFELLCDFHGERIGVVVFRKFFYWYTKRIPGIRPLREKTFRAKTKEEVTNIMDELTRMDLIAPG